The sequence below is a genomic window from Halodesulfovibrio sp. MK-HDV.
AGCGCCTGCGAACAGGGCTACTGCGGCAATAATTAGCATTATGCCAAACAGAAGTGGATGCTTCTGCGAGAAATTAGGCTTCTTCGCCTGCATCCTCAAGCTGCTTGAAGATATCGCCGAGGGTCTGCTGACCCGCATCGGAACCGCCGGAGCGGAATTCACGAGGCTTTTTGCTGCGTTCTTCAGGTTCCTGGAGCTGTTTGATTGAAAGTCCGAGACGACGTTCTTCAGCGCTAACGTGGATAACTTTAGCTTTGATAGTTACGCCTTCTTTGAACATTTCAGAAGGGGATTTCACTTTTTTCTGAGAGATTTCAGAAACGTGAACGAGACCTTCAATGCCTTCTTCTACTTCTACGAAGAGACCAAAGTCGGTGATGTTGGTAACAAGACCTTCAACGATGGTGCCGTTAGGGTAGTTAGAAGGAACTTTAGACCAAGGATCTTCGGAAAGCTGTTTAACACCGAGGGTGAATTTTTCACTGTCCTGATCAACTGTAAGAACTTTCGCCTGTACAGTGTCGCCAACCTGGAAGAGTTCATTAGGGTGACGGATCTTTTTGGTCCAAGAGATATCGGAAACGTGAATCAGGCCATCAATGCCGTCTTCAATGCCGATGAACATACCGAATTCGGTGATGTTCTTGATAACACCTTCAAGGATAGTACCTTCAGGGTATTTCTCAGCAACAATTTCCCATGGGTTTGGCTTAACTTGCTTCATGCCAAGAGAAATGCGTTTTTTATCTTCGTCTACGCCGAGGATAACTACTTCAACTTCGTCACCTACGCGTACCATCTGGGATGGGTGGCGGAGTTTACGAGTCCAAGACATTTCAGAAATGTGTACGAGACCTTCAACGCCTGGCTCGAGTTCCACGAATGCACCGTAATCAACGAGGTTTGTAACCTTGCCGCTGAGACGCTGTCCTTCAGGGAATTTCGCGGTGATATCCTGCCAAGGATCTTCTACGAGCTGTTTAAGGCCGAGAGATACTTTCTGGTTATCTTTATCGAAGCTGAGAATTTTCAGTTCGAGTTCCTGACCGAGCTGAACGAGCTCTTTAGGATGGCGAATGCGCTTCCAAGACATATCAGTGATATGCAGGAGGCCGTCGAGGCCGCCGAGGTCAACGAATACACCATATTCGGTGATGTTTTTCGCTTTACCAACAACAATCTGGCCTTCGTTAAGAGTAACGAGAAGGTCCTGACGTTTGGAGTCGCGTTCTTCTTCAAGAAGTACACGGCGAGAAACGATAACGTTGCTACGACGACGGTTGATTTTCAGCACACGGAATTCAAACTCTTCGTTCACGAGCGCGTCCATGTCTGGCACAGGGCGCAGATCGACATGGGAGCCAGGAAGGAAGGCATCAATGCCACCGAGGTCGACTGTGTAGCCACCTTTGATACGACGTACAATGCGGCCAGTAACGACGGAGTTCTTTTCCTGAACTTCTTCGAGCTGGTCGAACATCTGCATGCGTTTTGCTTTTTCAAACGAAAGGGTAATGGTGCCTTCCATCTCGTTCTTGCGAACAACGAAAACATCCACTTTGTCCCCAACGCCTACGCTAACCGCGCCGTCTGCATCTGCAAACTCGGAAGCAGGGATCTGACCTTCTGACTTAAAGTTAACATCAACGAGAACATAATCACTGTCCACGCGAACGATTTCGCCCTTAACGATTGAACCTTCATCCAGCTCACCAAAATCGGAGCTGAGGTAATCTTCAAGTGCAGCCTCAAAGCTCATTTCAGCTTCGAGTGAGTTATTTTCCATGGTTTCCATTAAAAATCCTCCAACCAACAAAAAAATTTTTCCCACTTGGAAAGTGAGATGGGAAGTGTTAGCAAATTAACGTTGTAAACTCAACAAAAAAATGCTGTGAATATCAGGATTTTACCGCTTTGGTTTGAAGTCCTAATTGTTTTCCGTATGTTTTTCGCATGGTAGCCTCACTTTTCTGAGAACGCGTGCAAAAAAAAATAAAACGGCTAATTACGCGAGTGCTACTAAATCGTAGTCGCGTGTATCCACAATTTCTGCGTCTACCATTGCTCCCGGTTCTACACCGGGGCCGCTTACGTATGTAATGCCATCCACTTCTGGAGCTTGGAACCAAGTACGACCTACATGCAGTCCCGGCCACTCGTCATGTTCACTATCAACGAGCACTTTCATGCGCTGGCCTTCGTACTGTTCCAAAATATCTTCACTAATGTCGCCCTGAATTTCCATGAGTGAATCACGGCGCCATTCTTTTTCTATATCATCAATCTGGTTGTCCATGGCAGCAGCAGGTGTACCGTCTTCTGCCTGATATGCAAAAACACCCAGATGATGGAAGCGTGTTTCAATGATGAAGTCACGCAGGTATTCCCACTGTTCTTCTGTTTCTCCAGGGTAGCCAACAATAATACTGGTACGAATTGCGGCTTCCGGAAAAATATCACGGATGCGGTCGATCACTTCGCGCGGGTTGCGTGCAAACGGGCGACCCATGCGGGACAGAACATCTGAGTGTGCGTGCTGGATAGGTACATCAAAGTACGGAACAAACGGCTCGCCAGCATCACGCAGATATTTCAAAAATTCTACTGATAAGCCCGCAGGGTACAGGTACATGAGACGTAAACGCTCAAGACCGTCCAGCGGCAGGATCTTATCTAACAGTTCACGCAATCCGTGTTTTAAGCCCAGTTCCCGGCCGTACGCTGTTACGTCCTGCGCTACGAAGATGAGCTCTTTAACACCCTGAGCAAGGGCATGCTTTGCATCACGCACAACGGTCTCTGCTGGTGTGGTACGTAAATCACCACGAATGGAAGGGATGGTACAGAACGCACAGTTGTGGTTACAACCATCACTAATCTTCAAGTACGCGTATGAAGGGCCTGTGGAGATAAGACGAAGCGGGTCTTTAATGAGAGGGAGCTTCATAGCTTTCGCAATCATTTCCGGCCATTCTTCCATCTGGGTGTTGGTCAACCACAGGTTAACTTCAGGAATCTCGGATGAAAGATCGTTTTCGCCAAAACGTCCTACAAGGCAGCCTACAACTGCGATAAGCGGACGTTTGCCTGTCGCTATGTCTTCAACATCGGCAACGGCTTGTAAAATTGTCTGCACGGACTCTTCAATTGCAGGCTGAATAAAGCCGCAAGTGTTAATGAGTACCAGATCAGCATTTTCCGGTGCTTCAACCGGCGTAATCTCTTCGCTTACAGCGCCTAAAAGCCATTCGGTATCTACCCTGTTTTTAGGGCACCCAAGGCTTATTGAATAAATATTAATCATGGGGTGGTTTCCAGTATATATACTATTTTGACTAATGAATTGTGTGTTTGCTGCACTGTCACAGGAGAGATCGTACGTGGAAAATAAGCAAGCCGTTGAGGCCGATAAAGAGATATTCACTACGCTTAACATAGCGACCATCGGGTATCGTAGCACATTTCGAGAGCTGTTGATGCATCTTTTTTCTACAGAAATGCCTGACGGCGTAGTGAGAATTAAAGTGCGAGCAATCGCGTGTGCACCTCAAGATGAGTTGCCGGGATTGATGTGTCTTGACGGCGTCGATTTCTATGACAGTGTAGAGGAGCTATGCGAGAATATAGATGATGTCAACATAGTCTTCGACCTTTCAGAAGAAGGTAAATATCTAGAGTATGTTAAGCAGCATACGCCAGCCGGAGTTTCCGTGGTCGGCGGAGAAGCTTTGATTGCTTTTAGAAAATCTCCTGTTGATCCCGCAGTGTTAGATGCGCAGGCATGTAACCTCGATAGAGCTCTTGGGCTGTTCAGCACCTTTGTTGATCAGGCAGCAGAGGAATTTTGGCTTCTGGATACTGACGGCACTGTTCTGGATGCTAATGCTGCTGTTTTGGAAAGTCCGCGAGACCTTGAGTTTGAGGGTGCGGAAGGGACGCTCATTAACAATATATTATTGTATGCCCAGCAGCCGGATAATGCTGTTCTTAAGGCAGTGAAGACAGCAAAGCGCGCAGATCAGGTTGTCACAAAAATCACCGGTAACGGAGAACTCCAATATTTCGGGATCTCGGCGTATCCGGCTGTAAAACGCGACGGTACGGTGCGATCGATAATTTTAACGCGCAAAGATATTACAGAAAACTACTTTATGGTGCGTAAGCTCCAGCAGACGGAAAAACTTGCAGCCATTGGTGAAATGTCCGCCTTTGTTGCGCATGAAATACGGAACCCGCTGTTTGCCATTGGCGGCTTTGCTCGCGCATTGCTTAAGCAGAAAAATTTGAATGAAAAAGATACAAAGAAAGTTAAAATTATCTACAACGAGTCAAAACGGCTGGAGAAAATTTTAAAAATCATTCTTAATTTTGCTCGTCCTGCCCCTGGAGAAAGCGGCGAAATTGATGTAAATGAAGTGATTACAGAAGCCCTTGGCTTGCTCCGAATGCGATTTGAGTCCCAAGGGGGAATCGTTACAACCAACCTGAATGTAGGCGTAGCAAAAGTTCGCGGAAATCCTGACCAGCTGAAGCAGTGCGTTATTAACGGCATAAAAAATGGTTTTGAAGCCATGCCTAATGGCGGAACAATGCGTGTTGAAACAACGCTTAGTGCTGATAATTGGGTAATCGTCCGCATAATGGATTCCGGTGAAGGTATTCCAAATGATGTGCGCGAACATTTGTTTAATCCATTTTTTACCACCAAAAGTGGTGGTTCGGGCCTTGGTCTTGCCATGACGAAAAAAATTATCGAGGGCATGGGCGGTAAGGTGAAGCTGCGTAGTAAAATTCATAAGGGAACAATTCTTTCATTTTATCTTCCACCTATTTCCGCTACGTCTCCAGATTTTGGCAAAAAGGATTCCGCTACTGATGATGATGGTGATGAAGTGGCTAATTCTGCAAATGTAGGATTTTTAAGTGGGCCTATGAAGTTTTTCCGATAATATATTCTTTCAGAATGGATTGCGTAGTGTTGCAAGTGCGATAGGTACTATTTTCTACTTGATGGTTGGCTTGATATGTTACTAGGATGTGATTTAAAATTTTGATTGAGGGGATTCTGTAAGAGTCCCCATCTTCATATAAATACAAATGTAGACGCAATCATCTTTGATGAGCGTCTATATTTTAGTCACAGCTAGCATGCGCTACATATAAGGATAGAGTGATGGAAAAAATTATTGTGCTCGCAACCCGCAACGCAGGCAAAATAGCAGAGCTTGAAAAAACTTTGAGTGAGTACGGATTGTCAGTACGAGGTCTTAATGACTATCCTGAAATCGGTGAGATTGTAGAAGACGGTGACACCTTTGAAGAGAATTCTCTCATTAAAGCCCGCACAGTAGCAAAGCTGACAGGCAGGGTTGCAGTGGCAGATGACTCCGGTCTTGAAGTTGATGCATTGAATAAAGCTCCGGGTGTGTATTCAGCACGTTACAGCGATGATACTCCTAACTTGAAAGCTGATACTCGTGACAAACGTAATAACGAAAAATTACTTATGGAGCTTGCCGGTGAGCCGTTTGAGAATCGCACTGCCCGTTTTCGTTGTGTGATGTCTGCATGTTCCCCCTCCGGCAATTGCATTACAGCATCCGGCGCATGGGAAGGCTTTATCGGCACTGAAGAAAAAGGTGATAATGGCTTTGGGTATGATCCATTGTTCATTGACAGAAAAGACGGTTCCGTTTCTGCATTACTTACACGCGAAGAAAAGAATAAACGCTCCCATCGTGGCAATGCTCTCGCAGCTCTTCTTACCCAATGGGATGAGTTCTGGAAGCAGCACGGTCGATAGAATATTTTTGATGCTAAAAATAGCAAACAAAAAAGCGCCCGTAGTTCAACGGGCGCTTTTTTTTTTACGTATTAATTACGCGTTAAAGGCTGCAAAGATAATGAATACGCCACATGCAGAAGCAAAGGCGATTGTTAGTTTGCCGCCTGCAACTTCGTATGGGGCTTCAGTATTTGTTTGCTTGCGTTCGTTACGCAATTTCCAACTCATAGCACATGGCAGACAGAGACAGAGTACTGCAAAGCCGATACCTGCATGAGCGAGAGCGGCAATAAAGCTGCCCGGAGAAAGGTTTGCAGCAACGATTGGTGGTAAGAATACAGCGATAGTTGCGAGAACTCGGTGTAACTGTGATTCGCCAAGATTCAAGGTTTCTGAAGCGAGGTCGTATAATGATAAGGAAACACCGAAGAAAGAAGTTACCAGCGCAAAAGATGCGAACACAGAGAGAACTGCTTTAATGAAAACAGAGTCCTGTGCAATAGCAACGATCAGGGAATCTACGTTACCGTTCATTGCTGCGATTTGGGACATAGGCACACTGCCGAGAGCAAGGAAGAGCCACAGGGTGTAGCAAACAAGAGGAACTATCGTACCGCCGATGATTGCCCAGTAAAGGATGTTTTTGTTGCCTTCAACAATCTTGCAGGTACTCGGAATACAGAAGTGGTAGCCGTATGCAGCAAATAGGATTGGCAAGCTGCCCAGCAAGTAGTCGTAGTTAGGGGCGACAGCGAGTAGATTGTCGACATCAACTGTAGAGCTGAGTGAGAAGAATGCAAAGGACATGGCACAGACCATGACTATGAAGAACAAGTTGTTGAATCGTAAAATCGTTTTGGTTCCACAGAATACAATAAAAGCCATGATAACAGCAAAAATGGTTGAGCACATTGAGGTGCCTGCACCGTAATCTGCAAAATGGTAGGTGTCTGAAAGGATACTGCCCATACCTGTAATGTATGCAACAAGCAGTGCATAAAGAAGGAAACCAAGGCTTAATACGGCAACGACTTGCCCCGGCCATCCTAATACTTTTTTAACCATTTTATTGAAGTTCAATCCCGGGCCGACCTGCATGTCTACCTCTACAAGCAGTAAGCCGGAATAGAGCGCAAGTGCCCACATGAAGACAAGTAAAACACAGCTCATGGTGAATCCGAGATTTCCGACAGCCATTGGTAAGCCAAGCATACCAGCACCAATAGTTGAACCTGCGACGATACACCCAGCACTAAAAGCTTTACTATTCATAAACAAAACCTCCCAGTTTGCTTTTGTTCTTCCGGTAAGTAACCGGTTACTCTGTTATGAGTCAGAACATTCATATAAGGTTTGTGCTTCATAGAAATACGTTGGTTGTTGAACAGTAACCAGAGGATGACTTGTTACGTAGACAGCTGCTCTCTCAAGGATCCATCTTTCTGTTTTTTTGATTGCTTGCGGCAAGTGAAATGAAAGTAAACGAGCGGGGGTGCGTTCGTGGTTCATTTTCGCTTGTAACGGCGTATGAAAAACGGAAAAAAATATCTTACGTGAGAAGTAAACAGAATACGGTAACAGACTGTATTTATATGCAATGAAACACGTACTAACGATTACAATTTGTCTATCGATCTAATATAGGATTTTGGAAAAAACTGATCAGAATTTCAAAAATTTTAGATTTATTAATAAATAGCGCAATTTCTGAGGAGAATTATAACTAAATGAAACTGTGTGTGGTGTAGCATAAAAACATAAATTAAGGGCATACTTTTTCTTGCCATTAACAAGACACAACTATTGACAATTACGTTTTCAAAAAAAGCCACGGTATAAAGTTATATGCATGTAACAGGGAAAATAGAGTCACAAATATGTGTAACCGTGTGTCATGCTTTTGAAAATAACAGTAGCACGGTCAAAAGAGTCGAAGATGCTCAGCGGATAAAAGAAGGCAGGTCGTCAATTTTTCGTGTTTAAGGAAGGCATTATGAGAATTTTTGGTAGCAGGCATAAAAAAAGGTGAATCTGAATCAGATTCACCTTTTGTGTGTGTAGAACTGCGTGTGTTATGGCAACAATGGAGCTAATTTGAGCCCTTCGTTGATGGCAATACCACACATAAGGTTTGCGTTGGCCAGCGCCTGACCGGAGGCACCACGACAGAGGTTGTCGATAGCACTTACGATGATAAGACGGTTGGTACGCTTATCTACTGCAAGACCAATATCACAGAACATGGTTCCACGAACGTGCTTGGTTTCCGGAAGTTTGCCCATTGGCAAAACTCGTACCCACGGGTGGGTGCGGTAGGCTTCTTCGTAAATTGCGTGCACGTCGTCCAATGTCATCTCTTCGGTCAGAGTGGTGTAGATAGTGGACAAAATGCCGCGGTTTATTGGCAGCAGATGAGTATTGAAGGAGACGGTAATATCGTCTTCTGCAATAACAGAAAGTTCCTGTTCGATTTCCGGCGTATGGCGGTGAGTGGTGAGTCCATAAGCTTTGAAGTTGTCTGAAACTTCGCAAAAGAGGGAGCCTACGCTAGCTTTGCGGCCTGCACCAGTGGTGCCGGATTTTGAATCAACAACGATGCCGCTTTTGAGGATAAATCCTTCTTTAAGCGCAGGATACAGTCCGAGAATTGCAGATGTCGGGTAGCAACCCGGGTTTGCAACAAGCTGTGCCTGAATAATTGCGTCGGAGTATAATTCCGGAAGACCGTATGCTGCCTGATCCAGCAGTCCACTCTGGGTGTGCTCGCAGGCATACCAGTGTTCGTATTCATCTTTGCTTCGCAGGCGGAAGTCTGCGGAGAGGTCTACAACTTTAAGACCTTTTTCCAGCAGAACAGCAGCGATTTCCATTGCTGTACGATGTGGTACTGCGAGGAAAACGAGATCACACGCCTCTGCAAGATCATCCGCGTCCGGTTCAGTAATCAACAGTTCACCATTTTCCATGCCTTGCATGAACGGGTAAATGTCGCGTAATTTTTTTCCGGCTTCAGCACGTGAAGTAACACGCACCAATTCGAAGTGATCATGAGTCTGCAAAAGGCGCATCAGTTCCATTCCGGTGTATCCGGTAACCCCTACTAAGCCTACTTTAGTCTGTGCCATTTGCGTTATACCCTGTTTTGGTTGTTACTTGGTCTTCAATACGTATTTCATACGTAGATCGTAGAGCAGTGTATCGAGCAACTGCTGTTCATCATTTTCGAGGCAGGACTTTGTTTTATCCTGCAACATGGACAGAATATCAATGGAATGCTTTGCTGCGAGCAGGTTTTCCATTATCTGACCGCTTTCAGGATCTGGTACTTCACCAAGTTGTACCAGAGCAGAAGAGCCGATTGAAAGAATAAACGTGGAAAAATTCACTTCCGGCATTTCGGAGTGTTGGGAATTCTGGTCAGCCATGGTGCGCTCCTTTACTATTTATCAGAGACGTTCAATGCACTGTGGTATGCGTGCAGACCTTTTTCAAGATATCCGGACTCAATTGTGCCGCCGCAAGCTTTGCAACCTTCTGCAAAAGCATGGAGACCAGCTGCAAGGTCTGCCCAGTCAACCCAGCCCATGTGGCCTATGCGTACAAGACGTCCTTTCATGTGAGCTTGGCCACCTGCTAAGATAACTCCAAAGTTCTCATTTGCATATGCTAGCACGGCAGTGGCATCTACGTTTTCCGGCACAAGCACACTTGTAAGACCCCAAGTGAAGTGGTCTTTAGCAAACAGTTCAAGTCCCATTGCTGTAAGGGCTGTGCGTGCCATCATGGTCAAAGCCCATTGCTTTTTGAAAATAACATCAAATCCTGTTTCTTCAAACATTGCAAGGCTTTCGTTGAGGCCAACTATGAGGCTTACTGGCGTTGTGAATAAGGTTTGATCTTGTAAAATTTTCTGTTTTTCAGCACGCAGATTGAAATAGAAACAGGAAGGAGTAACAGATTCTGCTTTCTTCCATGCTTTATCGCTGCATGCAATAAGTCCCAGTCCCGGAGGGAGCATAAGTCCTTTTTGTGAACCGGTAAGTAGGCAATCAATGTTCCAGTCATCCATGAAGCATGGAGAAATGGAAACAGCAGAAATTCCGTCCACAACGAGCAGTATATCGCGATCTTTTAGTACGTTCGCTATTTCCTGAACAGGATGCAGTACGCCGGTGGAAGTTTCAGAAAGTTGGATGAGCACACCCTTACAGTCCGGATGGAGATCCAGCATCTTTGCAACGGCTTCAGCAGTAGCGGCTTGTCCCCAATCGAAGACAAGTTTTTCCACAGCAACGTTACTGGCTTCACAAATTTCTGCCCAACGTTCGCCGAATTTTCCAGCTTCGATAACCAATACTTTTTCACCGGGAGAAAAAAGGTTGGTTACTGCCGCAGTCATAACGCCTGTGCCGGAACACGCCAGCGAAAGCACTGGTTGAGTGGTGCCGAAAAGTTTCTGTAACCGCTGTTGAACCTGTGCCATGATGGCTTTGAACTCAGGCTTGCGGTGATGGATCATGTCTTGCGCTAAAGCGAGACGGACACGTTCTGGAACCGGGGTTGGCCCCGGTGCTAACAATCTATTTTTGTTAAGCACGATCTTCTCCGCAAATGGTAATAAATGCTGAATTTGTTAAGAGTTCAAATGGATACGGCTCTTTTTTGACTATGCGTTTATTGTGCGAATGCCAATTAAGATGCCATGCCCTGCTTTCAAACTTACTATCATCCTGCCGACTTTACCTTGGCAACGCAAAAAATAAAAGCAGTGATATGATGCTATTTTTGAATTACTTACCAGTCCTCTAGAGAGAAATTCTTCTTAAAAAAAGAACTGTTGCGTTGATAATGCAAAGTTATGAAGGGCAGTAACTTGATATATAACTCACCGCAATCGAATGTCCATATGCTTTTTAGTATGGTGTATTAGCAAAAAGTATCGCATCGTAAGTTTTTTCTGAAATATAACTGATGGAACGAGTATGAAACAAAAGAGAATGTATATATTGGTGTTGGCTTTTGCTGTGCTTATGTTTGCGCTTGTTGGCTGTGAACCTGCACCTGAAAAGCCTGCTGACTCAACAGCGCAGAGATTACCTGCCAAGCCTACAGTCGTAGATACTGACAAAGCTCCAACGTCACCTGCGGTGTCTGAAATTTCAGTCACACCGGAAGCAGAGCAGAACGGTTTAAAGCCAGAAGTCGCTGATTTAACGTTTGCAAAAGAAACTAAGCCGCAATTTTCACAAAAAGATGTTCAAGCCTTGGTCGAGAAGCAAGTATATTTTCCGGAAAAAGTATCAATGCCAACAGACCGTACTCCTTACAAGTACGGGCAACGTGATCTTAATGATGATGGGGTAGCGGAGTTGTTTGTGTTGATTCAAGATCAGTATTTTTGTGGATCAGGTGGCTGCACCGCATATCTGTTCTCTGCTGATGGTAAGAAACTTTCGCGGTTTACTGTTTCCGAACCACCTGTGTTTGTATCCGAAAAACAAACAAAAGGATGGAAGGACCTCATCATAACAAGCAGGGGTGTGCAGCATGTTATGCAGCAT
It includes:
- a CDS encoding 30S ribosomal protein S1, translating into METMENNSLEAEMSFEAALEDYLSSDFGELDEGSIVKGEIVRVDSDYVLVDVNFKSEGQIPASEFADADGAVSVGVGDKVDVFVVRKNEMEGTITLSFEKAKRMQMFDQLEEVQEKNSVVTGRIVRRIKGGYTVDLGGIDAFLPGSHVDLRPVPDMDALVNEEFEFRVLKINRRRSNVIVSRRVLLEEERDSKRQDLLVTLNEGQIVVGKAKNITEYGVFVDLGGLDGLLHITDMSWKRIRHPKELVQLGQELELKILSFDKDNQKVSLGLKQLVEDPWQDITAKFPEGQRLSGKVTNLVDYGAFVELEPGVEGLVHISEMSWTRKLRHPSQMVRVGDEVEVVILGVDEDKKRISLGMKQVKPNPWEIVAEKYPEGTILEGVIKNITEFGMFIGIEDGIDGLIHVSDISWTKKIRHPNELFQVGDTVQAKVLTVDQDSEKFTLGVKQLSEDPWSKVPSNYPNGTIVEGLVTNITDFGLFVEVEEGIEGLVHVSEISQKKVKSPSEMFKEGVTIKAKVIHVSAEERRLGLSIKQLQEPEERSKKPREFRSGGSDAGQQTLGDIFKQLEDAGEEA
- the rimO gene encoding 30S ribosomal protein S12 methylthiotransferase RimO, which gives rise to MINIYSISLGCPKNRVDTEWLLGAVSEEITPVEAPENADLVLINTCGFIQPAIEESVQTILQAVADVEDIATGKRPLIAVVGCLVGRFGENDLSSEIPEVNLWLTNTQMEEWPEMIAKAMKLPLIKDPLRLISTGPSYAYLKISDGCNHNCAFCTIPSIRGDLRTTPAETVVRDAKHALAQGVKELIFVAQDVTAYGRELGLKHGLRELLDKILPLDGLERLRLMYLYPAGLSVEFLKYLRDAGEPFVPYFDVPIQHAHSDVLSRMGRPFARNPREVIDRIRDIFPEAAIRTSIIVGYPGETEEQWEYLRDFIIETRFHHLGVFAYQAEDGTPAAAMDNQIDDIEKEWRRDSLMEIQGDISEDILEQYEGQRMKVLVDSEHDEWPGLHVGRTWFQAPEVDGITYVSGPGVEPGAMVDAEIVDTRDYDLVALA
- a CDS encoding nitrogen regulation protein NR(II); the encoded protein is MENKQAVEADKEIFTTLNIATIGYRSTFRELLMHLFSTEMPDGVVRIKVRAIACAPQDELPGLMCLDGVDFYDSVEELCENIDDVNIVFDLSEEGKYLEYVKQHTPAGVSVVGGEALIAFRKSPVDPAVLDAQACNLDRALGLFSTFVDQAAEEFWLLDTDGTVLDANAAVLESPRDLEFEGAEGTLINNILLYAQQPDNAVLKAVKTAKRADQVVTKITGNGELQYFGISAYPAVKRDGTVRSIILTRKDITENYFMVRKLQQTEKLAAIGEMSAFVAHEIRNPLFAIGGFARALLKQKNLNEKDTKKVKIIYNESKRLEKILKIILNFARPAPGESGEIDVNEVITEALGLLRMRFESQGGIVTTNLNVGVAKVRGNPDQLKQCVINGIKNGFEAMPNGGTMRVETTLSADNWVIVRIMDSGEGIPNDVREHLFNPFFTTKSGGSGLGLAMTKKIIEGMGGKVKLRSKIHKGTILSFYLPPISATSPDFGKKDSATDDDGDEVANSANVGFLSGPMKFFR
- the rdgB gene encoding RdgB/HAM1 family non-canonical purine NTP pyrophosphatase translates to MEKIIVLATRNAGKIAELEKTLSEYGLSVRGLNDYPEIGEIVEDGDTFEENSLIKARTVAKLTGRVAVADDSGLEVDALNKAPGVYSARYSDDTPNLKADTRDKRNNEKLLMELAGEPFENRTARFRCVMSACSPSGNCITASGAWEGFIGTEEKGDNGFGYDPLFIDRKDGSVSALLTREEKNKRSHRGNALAALLTQWDEFWKQHGR
- a CDS encoding amino acid permease; its protein translation is MNSKAFSAGCIVAGSTIGAGMLGLPMAVGNLGFTMSCVLLVFMWALALYSGLLLVEVDMQVGPGLNFNKMVKKVLGWPGQVVAVLSLGFLLYALLVAYITGMGSILSDTYHFADYGAGTSMCSTIFAVIMAFIVFCGTKTILRFNNLFFIVMVCAMSFAFFSLSSTVDVDNLLAVAPNYDYLLGSLPILFAAYGYHFCIPSTCKIVEGNKNILYWAIIGGTIVPLVCYTLWLFLALGSVPMSQIAAMNGNVDSLIVAIAQDSVFIKAVLSVFASFALVTSFFGVSLSLYDLASETLNLGESQLHRVLATIAVFLPPIVAANLSPGSFIAALAHAGIGFAVLCLCLPCAMSWKLRNERKQTNTEAPYEVAGGKLTIAFASACGVFIIFAAFNA
- the argC gene encoding N-acetyl-gamma-glutamyl-phosphate reductase, encoding MAQTKVGLVGVTGYTGMELMRLLQTHDHFELVRVTSRAEAGKKLRDIYPFMQGMENGELLITEPDADDLAEACDLVFLAVPHRTAMEIAAVLLEKGLKVVDLSADFRLRSKDEYEHWYACEHTQSGLLDQAAYGLPELYSDAIIQAQLVANPGCYPTSAILGLYPALKEGFILKSGIVVDSKSGTTGAGRKASVGSLFCEVSDNFKAYGLTTHRHTPEIEQELSVIAEDDITVSFNTHLLPINRGILSTIYTTLTEEMTLDDVHAIYEEAYRTHPWVRVLPMGKLPETKHVRGTMFCDIGLAVDKRTNRLIIVSAIDNLCRGASGQALANANLMCGIAINEGLKLAPLLP
- a CDS encoding DUF1844 domain-containing protein, with amino-acid sequence MADQNSQHSEMPEVNFSTFILSIGSSALVQLGEVPDPESGQIMENLLAAKHSIDILSMLQDKTKSCLENDEQQLLDTLLYDLRMKYVLKTK
- a CDS encoding alanine--glyoxylate aminotransferase family protein — encoded protein: MLNKNRLLAPGPTPVPERVRLALAQDMIHHRKPEFKAIMAQVQQRLQKLFGTTQPVLSLACSGTGVMTAAVTNLFSPGEKVLVIEAGKFGERWAEICEASNVAVEKLVFDWGQAATAEAVAKMLDLHPDCKGVLIQLSETSTGVLHPVQEIANVLKDRDILLVVDGISAVSISPCFMDDWNIDCLLTGSQKGLMLPPGLGLIACSDKAWKKAESVTPSCFYFNLRAEKQKILQDQTLFTTPVSLIVGLNESLAMFEETGFDVIFKKQWALTMMARTALTAMGLELFAKDHFTWGLTSVLVPENVDATAVLAYANENFGVILAGGQAHMKGRLVRIGHMGWVDWADLAAGLHAFAEGCKACGGTIESGYLEKGLHAYHSALNVSDK